The proteins below come from a single Garra rufa chromosome 3, GarRuf1.0, whole genome shotgun sequence genomic window:
- the kbtbd13a gene encoding kelch repeat and BTB domain-containing protein 13: MTGGNLMETSSCAGSELDLRKTVYQPTGFTKTVVKVRFGESVFTVDRSLLEQHCEYFRALFQSGMKECMEDEICLQAPSACGFLVALRVMHGERPMLSADEIVDAIQCAVFLQIELLTEHLINVINSDNCLLMYHTAATFGLLKLFKSAALFIQDMYADLKEDVKCLQEDLIEYIESLIPNSYVLVGSHSPSIKLLQDFMRTVCYLDEDEKDWKVLTHLPLNASTTMAGVTVLDNKIYIVGGVYDISNKVVDSGFCYDVSTDTWSTFSNPQQLRYNCTLVPYENSKGALFTAVVRGDSVFTVNRRATVEYAIEDIKWRTKTQMTGFPRIGSMWTFLLRLPKQSRELLQKKDNGVEISSDLSSSASVHCVD; encoded by the coding sequence ATGACAGGAGGTAACTTAATGGAGACGAGCAGCTGTGCTGGCTCAGAACTCGACCTGAGGAAGACCGTTTACCAGCCTACGGGTTTCACGAAAACAGTAGTGAAAGTAAGATTTGGTGAAAGTGTCTTTACAGTGGACAGAAGCCTCCTGGAGCAGCATTGTGAATACTTTCGAGCTCTTTTCCAATCTGGGATGAAGGAATGCATGGAGGATGAGATTTGCCTTCAGGCGCCGAGCGCTTGTGGCTTTCTGGTTGCTCTCCGTGTGATGCATGGCGAAAGACCAATGTTGAGCGCTGACGAAATTGTTGACGCCATCCAATGTGCCGTGTTCCTTCAGATAGAGCTTCTAACTGAGCATCTCATCAATGTTATCAATTCAGACAACTGTCTTCTTATGTATCACACAGCGGCTACTTTCGGCTTATTGAAGCTCTTCAAAAGCGCAGCTTTGTTCATTCAAGACATGTATGCAGACCTCAAAGAAGATGTGAAGTGCTTGCAAGAGGATTTGATTGAATATATAGAGTCCCTGATTCCTAACTCCTACGTTCTCGTCGGCTCTCATTCGCCATCCATAAAACTATTGCAGGATTTCATGAGGACTGTTTGTTATCTTGATGAGGATGAGAAAGACTGGAAGGTTCTTACTCACTTGCCTCTCAACGCCAGCACCACCATGGCAGGAGTTACGGTTTTAGACAACAAGATCTACATTGTTGGAGGAGTCTATGATATTTCCAATAAGGTTGTGGATTCTGGTTTCTGCTATGATGTTTCTACAGACACCTGGAGCACATTTTCCAACCCTCAGCAACTTCGCTATAACTGTACCTTGGTACCTTACGAGAATAGCAAGGGAGCTTTGTTTACCGCAGTAGTGCGAGGTGATTCTGTGTTCACGGTGAACCGCAGAGCGACGGTGGAATATGCTATTGAGGACATCAAATGGAGGACGAAAACACAAATGACTGGATTTCCGAGAATCGGCTCTATGTGGACGTTCCTCTTGAGACTGCCAAAGCAAAGCAGAGAGCTTTTGCAAAAGAAAGATAATGGAGTCGAGATCTCTTCTGACCTCAGTTCAAGTGCTTCGGTACATTGTGTTGACTGA
- the LOC141331385 gene encoding uncharacterized protein: protein MLLLWITLSLTWPGTIGFTIHSMKEGLCLQDSSEGVVELRTCSLDSVLQQWKWTDHWFLVNAGTQRCLSAIHTDPVQTVTCDSGEHIKWQCKAQQLISLQNSQVLSTERGKLNLNTGEHDTWKSLDAGDICQNILRSRRDSDLETEEFDFAEGPPAPRMTEAQIKFLQWYYRTEDPTSWKFGVLAFAFLGLLIGAVLFVMGIMANRNRKQIAKYKAASKATDVKPEMEELQVIITDKVTEVTEEKTHFTPSEHITIHNSHRDWDEPSYDSKSSEGPKPGEIVVTWKDGNVSTLYPEPAEEEQAEEDVYKTDVETVSQNCPQAIAGSETIAF, encoded by the exons ATGCTGCTGCTATGGATAACATTATCTCTCACATGGCCTG GCACAATTGGCTTTACGATCCACAGCATGAAGGAAGGTCTGTGTCTGCAGGACTCGTCTGAAGGAGTTGTTGAGTTAAGGACATGCAGTCTGGACTCAGTGCTGCAGCAGTGGAAGTGGACAGATCACTGGTTCCTAGTAAACGCAGGCACCCAGAGGTGTCTGTCTGCTATTCACACAGACCCAGTCCAGACTGTCACTTGTGATTCTGGTGAACATATCAAATGGCAGTGCAAAGCTCAACAGCTCATCAGTCTGCAAAACTCTCAGGTGTTGAGCACAGAAAGAGGAAAACTCAACCTGAACACGGGTGAACACGACACATGGAAATCTCTGGATGCAGGCGACATCTGCCAAAATATACTGA GATCCAGAAGAGACAGCGATTTAGAAACAGAGGAGTTTGACTTTGCTGAAGGGCCACCTGCGCCGAGAATGACAGAGGCACAGATAAAGTTTTTACAGTGGTATTACCGCACAGAGGACC CAACATCGTGGAAGTTCGGCGTACTGGCATTTGCTTTTCTGGGTCTTCTGATTGGCGCTGTGCTGTTTGTCATGGGCATCATGGCTAATAG GAACAGGAAGCAAATAGCCAAATACAAAGCAGCTTCAAAAGCCACAGACGTGAAACCTGAAATGGAGGAGCTGCAGGTTATCATCACTGATAAGGTCACAGAGGTCACGGAGGAGAAAACCCATTTCACCCCATCTGAACACATTACTATACACAACAGCCATAGGGATTGGGATGAGCCTTCATACGACAGCAAATCCTCAGAGGGGCCGAAGCCCGGAGAAATTGTGGTGACCTGGAAGGATGGGAATGTGTCTACTTTGTATCCTGAACCTGCAGAGGAAGAACAAGCGGAAGAGGACGTGTACAAAACAGATGTAGAGACTGTGTCCCAAAACTGCCCCCAAGCAATAGCAGGATCTGAGACAATTGCATTTTAA
- the rasl12 gene encoding ras-like protein family member 12: protein MSLMFGKARTCNIVTVPEHEPSECNIAILGAMGSGKSALTVKFLTKRFISEYDPNLEDTYSSEEVVDQQPVLVKVMDTADQDGPLNCERYLGWANAFIIVYSIDNRNSFEACQQYLETVTLYSKGLQPEAPVILLGNKVDMERYRQVSKADGAALGLRFSCLFFEVSACLDFLSVQHIFHEAVREVRRETERSIRPLFISEDKSAISLSAAPPLTACYKELPTPATAKLVTVKSSRAQSKRRAPTLTLLKGFKIF from the exons ATGTCTCTGATGTTTGGGAAAGCAAGAACTTGCAATATTGTCACAGTTCCTGAGCATGAGCCTTCGGAGTGTAACATAGCGATTTTGGGAGCTATGGGATCTGGAAAGTCAG CACTTACAGTCAAATTCCTCACGAAGCGCTTCATCAGTGAATATGACCCAAACCTTG AAGATACATACTCTTCAGAAGAAGTTGTGGATCAGCAGCCGGTTCTGGTTAAAGTAATGGATACGGCTGATCAG GATGGACCACTCAACTGTGAGCGCTATTTAGGCTGGGCCAATGCCTTCATCATTGTCTACAGCATTGACAACCGGAACAGCTTTGAGGCCTGCCAGCAGTACTTGGAGACTGTGACCCTTTATTCAAAAGGCCTGCAGCCAGAAGCTCCTGTCATTCTTTTAGGCAACAAAGTGGACATGGAGAGATACAG acAGGTGAGCAAGGCAGATGGCGCCGCTCTGGGCTTGCGGTTCAGCTGCCTGTTCTTTGAAGTTTCTGCCTGCTTGGACTTCCTGTCCGTTCAGCACATCTTTCACGAAGCCGTTCGAGAAGTGAGGCGAGAGACAGAGAGGAGTATCCGTCCGCTTTTCATCAGCGAAGACAAGTCTGCAATCAGCCTGTCCGCCGCTCCTCCTCTCACCGCCTGTTATAAAGAGCTGCCCACTCCAGCCACCGCAAAGCTGGTTACGGTTAAGTCCTCGAGAGCTCAGAGCAAACGCAGAGCCCCAACGCTTACACTCCTCAAGGGCTTCAAGATCTTCTGA